From the genome of Segatella hominis, one region includes:
- a CDS encoding pectate lyase — protein sequence MKQKVFTLLAASLISAASMAQAPAFPGAEGHGRYVTGGRGGKIVHVTNLNDSGTGSFREAVKSGNKIIVFDVAGVIALKSDLKFADNITILGQTAPSPGITLRYYTVQPGSNNIIRFLRIRRGQEKDINDGADASWQRNKTGIIYDHCSLSWSIDEVASFYDNNNFTMQWCTVAESLTNPGHSKGAHGYGGIWGGKLASFHHNFVAHLMNRGPRFNGARYGWTGYTSNKDYDTYKWQNTVQAENVDFRNCVMYNAQGTCYGGPGGGQINIVNNYYKAGPSHSLKGTTLNGLKVDVSTGKERGSQDRITLVTLSTQSNSDKNHPELYDMTSRYYINGNTTETTKGQKTENKDWKGISYDKGIPSLNGEYYSPDANNYYGDAVAHTTISGKSCVKIKMDEPAPTGQVTTHSAAEAYEKVLAYVGASLYRDEIDARYMEEAKTGTATYKGSITQSPGIIDKVSDVNGYTEDNFGTGTRPADFDTDKDGIPDEWEKANGLNPNDASDALTYSLDEKGYYTNIEVYANSLVENIMKVENQDALSEVDEYYPTTVSTGISQIENNQEVGNSAIKSITYYTLNGTKLPTPNKGVNIRKIELTNGTIKTDKVIK from the coding sequence ATGAAACAGAAAGTTTTTACACTATTGGCTGCTTCGCTCATCAGCGCAGCATCCATGGCGCAAGCCCCTGCCTTTCCTGGAGCCGAAGGTCACGGAAGATACGTAACGGGTGGTAGAGGCGGCAAAATCGTACACGTAACGAATCTCAATGACAGCGGAACTGGCTCTTTCAGAGAGGCTGTCAAGTCAGGCAATAAGATCATCGTCTTCGATGTGGCTGGTGTGATTGCGCTGAAGTCTGACCTTAAATTCGCAGACAATATCACGATTCTTGGACAGACTGCCCCATCTCCAGGCATCACCCTGCGCTATTATACGGTTCAACCGGGCAGCAACAACATCATCCGCTTCCTTCGCATTCGCCGTGGACAAGAGAAAGACATCAACGACGGAGCTGATGCTTCATGGCAGCGCAACAAGACCGGCATTATTTACGACCATTGCTCCTTGAGTTGGAGTATTGATGAAGTAGCCTCTTTCTACGACAACAACAATTTCACCATGCAGTGGTGTACTGTAGCAGAAAGCCTCACCAACCCAGGTCACTCCAAGGGAGCACACGGCTATGGTGGTATTTGGGGCGGTAAGTTGGCAAGCTTCCACCATAACTTTGTAGCTCATCTCATGAACCGTGGTCCTCGATTCAATGGTGCCAGATATGGATGGACAGGATACACCAGCAACAAGGATTACGATACCTATAAATGGCAAAACACCGTGCAGGCTGAAAACGTGGATTTCCGTAACTGCGTGATGTATAATGCACAAGGAACCTGCTATGGCGGTCCTGGTGGCGGACAGATCAATATCGTCAACAACTACTACAAGGCTGGTCCCAGCCATAGTTTGAAAGGTACAACTTTGAATGGACTCAAGGTGGATGTGAGCACAGGTAAAGAGCGAGGAAGCCAAGACCGTATCACCCTTGTCACACTTTCTACACAGAGCAACTCCGACAAAAATCATCCAGAACTATACGACATGACCAGCCGTTACTATATCAATGGTAATACGACAGAAACCACGAAGGGTCAGAAGACGGAGAACAAAGACTGGAAGGGCATAAGCTACGACAAGGGTATTCCAAGCCTGAACGGTGAATACTATAGTCCGGACGCGAACAACTACTATGGCGATGCTGTGGCTCATACCACTATCAGTGGCAAGTCGTGCGTCAAAATCAAGATGGATGAACCAGCTCCAACAGGACAAGTAACCACCCACTCTGCTGCCGAAGCATACGAAAAGGTTTTAGCCTATGTGGGAGCATCCCTCTATCGCGACGAAATAGATGCTCGATACATGGAAGAAGCCAAGACAGGTACCGCTACTTACAAAGGAAGCATCACCCAATCGCCAGGAATCATCGACAAGGTATCAGATGTGAATGGATATACAGAAGACAACTTCGGAACCGGCACACGTCCTGCCGACTTTGATACAGACAAGGATGGCATACCAGACGAATGGGAGAAGGCGAATGGCTTGAATCCAAACGACGCTTCTGATGCCCTCACCTACTCGCTCGACGAGAAGGGTTATTATACAAACATCGAAGTCTATGCCAACTCTCTGGTAGAGAATATCATGAAGGTAGAAAACCAGGATGCCCTTTCAGAAGTAGATGAGTATTATCCAACTACCGTTTCCACCGGCATTTCTCAGATAGAGAATAACCAGGAAGTAGGCAATAGCGCCATCAAATCCATCACTTACTATACCCTGAATGGGACAAAGTTACCTACTCCCAATAAAGGAGTAAACATCAGAAAGATAGAATTGACGAATGGGACAATAAAGACTGACAAGGTTATCAAATAG
- a CDS encoding glycoside hydrolase family 88 protein, protein MKHLKTLLLALLLFPTLAFASGWNEQEYKQIEQSILKPQLHERQFVISSFGAKTNASAAQNQKAINRLISLVSKKGGGKVIVPKGTWNTGAIEMKSHVNLVLEEGATLKFAFDTNLYPLVRTSWEGLACWNYSPCIYGYKVTDIAITGKGTIDGGGNNETWWPMNGHPRFGYQEGITKEAQRLGSRAKLLKQAEDGVPFDERKFGKGQGLRPQLVNFVRSERILIQGVKMLNSPFWVIHPLLSKNITVDGVTIWNEGPNGDGCDPEACENVLIQNCIFHTGDDCIAIKSGRNNDGRLWNQPSKNIIIRNCKMEDGHGGVVIGSEISGGCENVYAEDCEMDSPHLDRILRIKTNNCRGGVIKNINMRNVTVGQCKEAVVKINLDYEPKEICYRGFEPSVSQVYVENVTCKKSNYGVLIVGRDQVENVTDITVKNCKFDGVIKQPVKITGKTRDVKFDNLIINGSLVLNKEDRPYQAYSEWLTHSEMSRVAHPYLLDFSSKPKWSYVMGIEMEGMLDTYLYYKDKKSTFKGKDAEANNEAILNYLKEYPAKMIDEQGNITGYKYEDFNLDNVRTAKFILRMHNLFPSEGTDKALKTLFKQLQKQPRTKEGVYWHKAIYANQVWLDGIFMGLPFYCNYAVQTMKPKKAKKYLDDAVDQMIKTDKRTYDEKTQLWKHAWDETHQQFWADKENGKSQHTWARALGWYVMAMTECLDAMPEDYARRGEVIELLNKAMASVVKYQDKKTGVWYDVMDVKDPRNYLESTASSMFAYVLLKGYRKGYLAEQYRDAGIKAYKGILKEFIQVNPDKTISLTKCCSVSGLGPGDGPYVKKPNYKRDGSFEYYMSEPIRDNDPKGVGPFIWASLEMEQQGLKAE, encoded by the coding sequence ATGAAACACTTAAAAACGTTGCTGCTTGCCTTACTACTCTTCCCTACCCTCGCTTTTGCATCGGGATGGAACGAACAGGAGTACAAGCAGATCGAACAAAGTATTCTAAAGCCTCAACTTCATGAGCGCCAGTTTGTCATCTCTTCTTTTGGTGCCAAGACCAATGCGTCTGCAGCCCAAAACCAGAAGGCTATCAACCGACTCATCTCTCTGGTTTCCAAAAAAGGTGGCGGTAAGGTGATTGTACCGAAAGGAACCTGGAACACAGGTGCCATCGAAATGAAAAGTCATGTCAACCTCGTTCTCGAGGAAGGTGCGACGCTGAAATTCGCTTTCGATACCAATCTCTATCCACTCGTCCGTACTTCTTGGGAAGGTCTGGCTTGTTGGAACTATTCTCCATGCATCTATGGCTACAAGGTGACTGACATCGCCATCACGGGTAAGGGTACCATCGACGGTGGTGGTAACAACGAGACCTGGTGGCCTATGAATGGGCATCCACGTTTCGGTTATCAGGAAGGCATAACCAAGGAAGCACAGCGACTCGGCTCACGTGCCAAATTGCTGAAACAGGCTGAAGACGGCGTGCCTTTCGACGAAAGAAAATTTGGTAAGGGACAAGGGCTGCGCCCACAGCTCGTCAACTTCGTACGTTCTGAGCGCATCCTCATCCAGGGTGTCAAGATGCTCAACTCTCCTTTCTGGGTTATCCATCCTCTGCTCTCCAAGAACATCACCGTAGATGGTGTGACCATCTGGAATGAAGGTCCTAATGGTGACGGATGCGACCCTGAGGCTTGCGAGAATGTGCTTATCCAGAACTGTATCTTCCATACCGGCGATGACTGTATCGCCATCAAGAGCGGACGCAACAATGATGGTCGCCTCTGGAACCAACCTTCCAAAAACATCATCATCCGCAACTGTAAGATGGAAGATGGACATGGAGGTGTGGTAATCGGAAGTGAAATCTCTGGCGGATGCGAGAATGTATATGCAGAAGATTGCGAAATGGACTCTCCTCACCTCGACCGCATCCTGCGCATCAAGACCAACAACTGCCGCGGTGGTGTCATCAAGAACATCAACATGCGCAACGTCACTGTGGGACAATGTAAGGAAGCTGTCGTAAAGATCAACCTCGACTACGAGCCAAAGGAGATCTGCTATCGCGGTTTTGAACCAAGCGTATCTCAGGTGTATGTGGAAAATGTAACCTGCAAGAAGAGCAACTATGGCGTGCTCATCGTTGGTCGCGACCAGGTAGAGAACGTAACTGATATCACCGTCAAGAACTGTAAGTTTGATGGCGTCATCAAACAGCCTGTCAAGATTACCGGCAAGACCCGTGATGTGAAGTTCGACAATCTCATCATCAACGGTTCCCTCGTTCTCAACAAGGAAGACCGTCCATACCAGGCATACAGCGAGTGGCTTACCCATAGCGAGATGAGCCGTGTGGCTCATCCATACCTGCTCGATTTCAGCAGCAAACCTAAGTGGAGCTACGTGATGGGCATCGAGATGGAAGGTATGCTCGACACCTATTTATATTATAAGGACAAAAAGAGCACTTTCAAGGGCAAGGATGCAGAAGCCAACAATGAGGCTATCCTCAACTACCTGAAGGAATACCCTGCCAAGATGATTGACGAACAGGGCAATATCACCGGTTACAAGTACGAGGATTTCAATCTCGACAATGTTCGCACGGCTAAATTCATCCTCCGTATGCACAATCTCTTCCCTTCTGAGGGTACCGACAAGGCACTGAAGACACTCTTCAAGCAGTTGCAGAAGCAACCTCGTACCAAGGAAGGTGTTTATTGGCACAAAGCTATCTATGCCAATCAGGTTTGGCTCGACGGTATCTTTATGGGCTTGCCTTTCTACTGCAACTATGCGGTGCAGACCATGAAACCAAAGAAGGCAAAGAAATACCTCGATGATGCCGTTGACCAGATGATCAAGACTGACAAGCGTACATACGATGAAAAGACTCAGCTCTGGAAACATGCTTGGGATGAGACACATCAGCAGTTCTGGGCTGACAAAGAAAATGGTAAGAGCCAGCATACCTGGGCAAGAGCCTTGGGATGGTATGTGATGGCAATGACCGAATGTCTCGATGCAATGCCAGAGGACTATGCCCGCCGTGGTGAAGTGATCGAACTGCTCAACAAGGCGATGGCAAGTGTCGTGAAGTATCAGGATAAGAAAACCGGTGTATGGTATGACGTGATGGACGTAAAGGATCCTCGCAACTATCTGGAGAGTACAGCATCCAGCATGTTTGCCTATGTACTCCTGAAGGGTTATCGCAAGGGTTACCTCGCAGAACAATATCGTGATGCCGGCATCAAGGCTTACAAGGGAATCTTGAAGGAATTCATCCAGGTGAACCCTGACAAGACCATCAGTCTGACCAAGTGCTGCAGTGTAAGCGGTCTCGGTCCTGGCGATGGTCCATACGTAAAGAAGCCAAACTATAAGCGTGACGGAAGCTTTGAATATTACATGAGCGAACCAATCCGTGACAATGACCCTAAGGGTGTAGGTCCATTTATCTGGGCAAGTTTGGAGATGGAACAGCAGGGACTAAAGGCAGAATAA
- a CDS encoding RNA polymerase sigma factor, which translates to MRNLQDLTDEELALLYVEGNNRAFDLLLSRNEVKLFTYIMFFVRDQEVANDIFQETFLKVVSKLQNHEYSANGKFGGWLLRIAHNVMMDMYRGQRYKYVVESKDDNDLSNISGDDLLEANAEVNLINIQILSDVRKMMEQLPILQREVVYMRYYQQLTFKEIAEATGVSINTSLGRMRYALLNLRRMAKKHDVYLQLD; encoded by the coding sequence ATGAGAAATCTACAAGATTTGACCGACGAGGAGTTGGCCCTTCTTTATGTCGAAGGTAACAATCGTGCCTTTGACTTACTGCTTTCGCGCAATGAAGTGAAGTTGTTTACATACATCATGTTCTTTGTGCGTGATCAAGAGGTGGCTAATGACATCTTCCAGGAAACCTTTTTGAAGGTGGTAAGCAAACTTCAGAACCACGAATATTCTGCAAACGGAAAATTCGGAGGCTGGTTGTTGCGTATTGCTCATAACGTCATGATGGATATGTATCGTGGTCAGCGCTATAAGTATGTCGTAGAATCGAAAGACGACAATGATCTGTCTAATATCAGTGGTGATGATTTGTTGGAAGCAAATGCAGAAGTTAATTTGATTAATATCCAGATTCTTTCTGATGTCAGAAAGATGATGGAGCAGTTGCCTATTTTACAGCGTGAAGTAGTGTATATGCGCTACTATCAGCAACTCACATTCAAGGAAATCGCTGAGGCTACAGGTGTAAGTATCAATACCAGTCTCGGAAGAATGCGCTATGCTCTTCTCAATCTTCGCAGAATGGCTAAGAAGCATGACGTATATCTTCAGTTAGACTAG
- the rpe gene encoding ribulose-phosphate 3-epimerase, translating into MKTLVSPSLLSANFLDLKSEVEMINQSEADWLHMDIMDGVFVPNISFGFPVLEAVAKVCKKPLDVHFMIAHPEEYIEQTAKTGAMMMNVHYEACTHLHRIIQQIHAAGMKAGVTLNPSTPVCVLEDIICDVDMVLLMSVNPGFGGQKFIENTIKKVERLRKLIKDSHSNALIEVDGGVQAETAPRLAKAGVNVLVSGSYVFKSTDPISTIHALKELKQPED; encoded by the coding sequence ATGAAGACATTGGTATCACCATCTTTGCTTTCAGCCAATTTTTTGGATCTGAAAAGCGAAGTTGAAATGATTAATCAGAGTGAAGCCGACTGGCTCCACATGGACATTATGGATGGGGTATTCGTGCCCAATATCTCTTTTGGTTTTCCTGTTCTTGAAGCCGTAGCCAAGGTTTGCAAAAAACCTCTTGATGTGCATTTCATGATAGCACATCCGGAAGAATACATCGAGCAGACTGCCAAGACTGGTGCCATGATGATGAATGTACATTACGAAGCATGTACCCACCTGCACCGTATCATCCAGCAGATTCATGCAGCTGGCATGAAAGCAGGTGTTACACTGAATCCATCTACTCCAGTCTGCGTACTGGAAGATATCATCTGCGATGTAGATATGGTATTGCTGATGAGTGTAAACCCAGGTTTCGGAGGACAGAAGTTCATCGAGAACACCATCAAGAAGGTGGAAAGACTGAGAAAACTCATCAAGGATTCACACTCCAACGCCCTCATCGAAGTAGATGGTGGCGTACAGGCAGAAACAGCCCCACGCCTGGCCAAAGCAGGAGTCAACGTACTGGTAAGTGGAAGTTATGTGTTTAAGAGCACAGATCCTATTTCCACCATCCATGCCCTCAAAGAATTGAAACAGCCAGAGGATTAA
- the trpD gene encoding anthranilate phosphoribosyltransferase codes for MEMKDILNRMLNHEELSREETKNIIVGITKSEFPEEQITALLTGLQMRGVTVDELLGFRDGILATGVPAILDCDRYIDVVGTGGDRKNTFNISTTACFVIAGAGYKVAKHGNYAATSVSGASNVIKNHGVQFTDDLDKLNRSINETGIVYLHAQLFAKAMKFVGPIRKALQFPTVFNLLGPLVNPSLPKCQLLGVANLDQMRLYNQVYQKLGIDYGIVNSIDGYDEISLTSDFKVTTNHYERIFKPQDLGFEIAKPEEVRGGATEEEAKEIFDAVLENRALPAQKNIVLANAAFGIQVMEKGKKSIEECVEIARESIDSGKALATFKKFVELNS; via the coding sequence ATGGAAATGAAGGACATTTTGAACAGAATGTTGAATCACGAGGAACTTTCCCGTGAGGAAACCAAGAACATCATCGTGGGTATCACCAAGAGTGAGTTCCCTGAGGAGCAGATTACCGCTTTGCTTACCGGTTTGCAGATGCGAGGCGTTACCGTAGATGAACTGTTGGGCTTCCGTGATGGTATCTTGGCTACCGGCGTTCCTGCCATCTTAGATTGCGACCGATACATTGATGTGGTTGGTACAGGTGGCGACCGCAAGAATACTTTCAATATTTCTACTACCGCTTGCTTCGTCATTGCTGGTGCTGGTTATAAGGTTGCCAAGCATGGTAATTATGCGGCTACTTCTGTGAGCGGTGCTTCGAATGTCATCAAAAACCATGGTGTGCAGTTTACTGATGATTTGGATAAGTTGAACCGTTCTATCAATGAGACTGGTATCGTCTATCTCCATGCCCAACTCTTTGCCAAGGCAATGAAGTTTGTTGGTCCTATCCGTAAGGCACTCCAATTCCCAACCGTTTTTAATCTCCTCGGTCCATTGGTTAATCCAAGTCTGCCTAAATGCCAGTTGCTCGGTGTAGCCAACCTGGACCAGATGCGACTCTATAATCAGGTTTATCAGAAGTTAGGCATCGACTATGGTATTGTAAATAGCATCGACGGTTACGATGAGATTTCCCTGACCAGTGATTTCAAGGTAACGACCAATCATTATGAGCGCATCTTCAAGCCACAGGATCTTGGTTTTGAAATTGCTAAACCTGAGGAAGTTAGAGGTGGTGCTACAGAGGAAGAGGCTAAGGAAATCTTTGATGCCGTACTTGAGAACCGTGCATTGCCTGCCCAGAAGAATATCGTACTTGCCAATGCCGCCTTCGGTATTCAGGTTATGGAGAAGGGAAAGAAGAGTATTGAGGAATGTGTGGAGATTGCACGAGAGAGCATCGATAGTGGCAAGGCACTCGCTACATTCAAGAAATTTGTAGAACTGAATAGTTAA
- the trpC gene encoding indole-3-glycerol phosphate synthase TrpC, which translates to MADILEEIVAHKRIEIEQRKRFIQPRQMISLTEQKMQADDGLVPGGSMRKALMESSTGIIAEFKRKSPSKGWIKEEGKASIIPLAYQENGASALSILTDIDYFGGYDEFIQEARHVGVHIPILYKNFVIEEYQLLQARYCGASAVLLIAACLTKEECKRLLDMAHQLGMEVLLEMHNDRDFEYAELEPDMYGINNRNLGTFVTDVENSFRLAEQLPKDVCRVSESGISHPQVVKRLREEGGFRGFLMGEQFMKQADPGQGLADFLKQLEINDAFR; encoded by the coding sequence ATGGCTGATATTTTAGAAGAGATTGTCGCTCATAAGCGAATCGAGATAGAACAGCGCAAGCGCTTCATCCAACCCCGGCAGATGATTTCCCTGACGGAACAGAAGATGCAGGCGGATGACGGACTGGTACCTGGAGGCAGCATGCGCAAGGCACTGATGGAGTCCTCTACGGGTATCATCGCTGAGTTTAAGAGAAAATCACCGTCCAAGGGATGGATCAAGGAGGAGGGTAAGGCAAGTATCATCCCGTTGGCTTATCAGGAGAATGGAGCTTCAGCTCTCAGCATCCTTACCGATATCGACTACTTCGGCGGTTATGATGAGTTTATACAGGAGGCTCGCCACGTGGGGGTTCATATACCTATATTATATAAGAACTTCGTTATCGAGGAATACCAACTCCTGCAGGCGAGATATTGCGGTGCTTCTGCCGTACTCCTGATAGCTGCCTGTCTGACGAAAGAGGAATGTAAGCGTCTTCTTGATATGGCGCACCAACTCGGAATGGAAGTACTCTTGGAGATGCACAACGACCGGGATTTCGAATATGCAGAACTCGAACCTGATATGTATGGCATCAACAATCGCAATCTCGGTACGTTTGTTACCGATGTGGAAAACAGTTTCCGCCTGGCAGAGCAGTTGCCGAAGGATGTGTGCAGAGTCAGCGAAAGCGGTATCTCCCATCCGCAAGTTGTCAAAAGGCTCCGTGAGGAAGGCGGTTTCCGTGGCTTCCTGATGGGAGAGCAGTTTATGAAACAGGCTGACCCGGGACAAGGACTTGCGGATTTTCTGAAGCAACTGGAAATCAATGATGCGTTCAGATGA
- a CDS encoding phosphoribosylanthranilate isomerase, with the protein MLVKVCGMRDADNIREVSQLGVDMIGFIFYPKSPRFVQMISSKAGIIPDYSEERIELAMARKTAETQKQPARVGVFVDDMPQNIVTRVYNYRLDYIQLHGNEPRETIENLRATIDPDIKPNIRIIKAISVSSAEDIQKYKEYAGAVDLFLFDTKCKTVGGCGEQFDWQVLQQYDGETPFLLSGGIGPEDVERLKAFQHPKCIGIDLNSKFEIEPALKDVEKLRKFLLKVKR; encoded by the coding sequence ATGTTGGTTAAGGTGTGTGGTATGCGTGATGCCGATAACATTCGCGAAGTTTCCCAACTCGGGGTTGATATGATAGGATTCATCTTCTATCCGAAGTCACCGCGGTTTGTGCAGATGATCAGCAGCAAGGCTGGCATTATACCAGACTACTCGGAAGAGCGTATCGAACTTGCGATGGCGCGTAAGACTGCTGAGACTCAAAAGCAACCGGCAAGGGTGGGAGTCTTTGTGGATGATATGCCCCAGAACATCGTGACACGTGTCTATAATTACCGTCTCGACTACATCCAGTTGCATGGTAATGAACCTCGTGAAACCATCGAGAATCTCCGTGCTACCATCGATCCCGACATCAAACCCAATATCAGGATCATCAAGGCTATCAGCGTAAGCTCAGCCGAGGATATCCAGAAATATAAGGAGTATGCAGGCGCTGTTGACCTCTTCCTTTTCGACACCAAATGTAAGACGGTCGGTGGATGTGGTGAGCAGTTTGATTGGCAAGTTCTGCAGCAGTACGATGGCGAGACCCCATTCCTCCTGAGTGGCGGTATCGGACCGGAAGATGTAGAACGGCTGAAAGCCTTCCAGCACCCGAAGTGTATCGGTATCGATTTGAATTCGAAATTTGAAATCGAACCTGCTCTGAAAGATGTAGAGAAACTCAGGAAATTCCTTTTAAAGGTAAAAAGGTAA
- the trpA gene encoding tryptophan synthase subunit alpha, whose amino-acid sequence MNKINALFANNKDRKLLSLYFCAGCPTFEGTGAVIKSMERHGIDMIEVGIPFSDPLADGPVIQSAGTKALKNGMTVKALFGQLKAIKDEVQLPLVLMGYLNPIMHYGIEAFFQSCVESGVSGTIIPDLPFDDYLKVVKPIADKYDIRVIMMITPETSEERIRFIDEHTDGFIYMVSSASITGAQSSFGDAKLAYFNHINSMNLRNPRMIGFGISNKQTLTSAQDNAAGAIIGSKFVTLLNEVGDPDKALDLLFEALKK is encoded by the coding sequence ATGAATAAGATAAATGCATTATTTGCAAACAATAAAGACCGCAAGCTTTTGAGCTTGTATTTCTGTGCCGGTTGTCCAACCTTCGAGGGCACAGGTGCTGTCATCAAATCCATGGAACGCCATGGCATCGATATGATTGAGGTAGGCATTCCTTTCAGTGACCCTTTGGCTGACGGACCAGTCATCCAGAGTGCAGGTACCAAAGCCTTGAAGAACGGAATGACCGTGAAGGCGCTCTTCGGTCAGCTCAAGGCCATCAAGGATGAAGTGCAATTGCCATTGGTTCTGATGGGTTACCTCAACCCTATCATGCACTATGGCATCGAGGCTTTCTTCCAGAGTTGTGTGGAGAGCGGTGTGAGTGGCACCATCATTCCAGACCTTCCTTTCGATGACTATCTGAAAGTGGTGAAGCCGATTGCCGACAAGTATGACATCCGTGTCATCATGATGATTACACCGGAGACCAGCGAGGAGCGCATCCGATTCATCGATGAGCATACCGATGGTTTCATCTATATGGTCAGTTCAGCCAGCATCACAGGAGCACAGAGTAGTTTTGGTGATGCCAAACTCGCTTATTTCAATCATATCAACAGTATGAATCTCCGCAACCCTCGTATGATTGGTTTCGGAATCAGTAACAAGCAGACTCTGACCAGTGCACAGGACAATGCAGCTGGTGCTATCATTGGAAGTAAATTCGTGACATTACTCAATGAAGTGGGTGATCCGGACAAGGCGCTCGATCTGCTTTTCGAGGCACTCAAGAAGTAA
- the trpB gene encoding tryptophan synthase subunit beta produces the protein MYQVDDKGFFGKFGGAYVPEILYKCVTELQEAYKPIIESEEFKKEYYALLKDYVGRPSPLYYAKRMSEKYGCQLYLKREDLNHTGAHKINNTIGQILMAKKMGKTRIIAETGAGQHGVATATVCALMDMKCEIFMGATDVERQHTNVERMKMLGAKVNPVRTGNMTLSDACSEAIRDWCCHPQDTFYIVGSTMGPHPYPDIVAKMQSVISEELKWQLEEKIGRDYPDYLIACVGGGSNAAGTIYHYIDDERVQIYLAEAAGHGIDTNYTAATMHCGTEGIIHGARTLVMQTEDGQIEEAFTISAGLDYPGIGPMHADLATRGRSHVLAIKDDEAIYAGYELTRMEGIIPAIESAHAVAALKKMKFKKDDVVVLTVSGRGDKDVETYLSHKEMAKEYGDF, from the coding sequence ATGTATCAAGTTGACGATAAAGGATTTTTTGGAAAATTCGGTGGCGCATACGTGCCAGAGATATTATATAAATGTGTGACAGAACTCCAGGAGGCTTACAAGCCTATCATCGAGAGTGAGGAATTCAAGAAAGAGTATTACGCTCTGCTGAAAGATTATGTGGGTCGTCCTTCACCTCTCTATTATGCCAAGCGCATGAGTGAGAAGTACGGATGCCAGCTCTATCTGAAGCGTGAAGACCTGAACCATACTGGTGCTCATAAGATCAATAATACCATCGGTCAGATTCTGATGGCAAAGAAGATGGGCAAGACCCGTATCATTGCCGAGACAGGTGCTGGTCAGCATGGTGTGGCTACAGCTACGGTCTGCGCTCTGATGGATATGAAGTGCGAAATCTTCATGGGTGCTACCGACGTTGAGCGTCAGCATACCAATGTGGAACGTATGAAGATGTTGGGGGCTAAGGTTAATCCTGTAAGAACGGGTAATATGACCTTGAGCGATGCCTGTTCAGAAGCTATCCGCGACTGGTGCTGTCATCCTCAGGATACTTTCTATATCGTGGGCAGTACGATGGGCCCACATCCTTACCCTGATATCGTGGCAAAGATGCAGAGTGTGATTTCAGAGGAACTGAAATGGCAGTTGGAAGAGAAGATTGGCCGTGATTATCCTGACTATCTTATCGCTTGTGTGGGTGGCGGAAGTAATGCTGCGGGTACCATCTATCACTATATCGATGACGAGCGTGTGCAGATTTACTTGGCTGAGGCTGCCGGTCATGGTATCGATACCAACTATACGGCTGCTACCATGCACTGCGGTACAGAAGGTATCATTCATGGTGCGCGTACCCTCGTGATGCAGACCGAAGACGGACAGATAGAAGAAGCCTTCACCATCAGTGCCGGTTTGGATTATCCAGGCATCGGACCAATGCATGCCGACTTGGCTACCCGTGGCCGTAGTCATGTGCTTGCCATCAAAGATGATGAGGCTATCTATGCTGGATATGAGTTGACCCGTATGGAGGGTATCATTCCTGCTATCGAGAGTGCCCATGCTGTGGCTGCCTTGAAGAAGATGAAATTCAAGAAGGACGATGTCGTTGTGCTCACAGTTTCTGGACGTGGTGACAAGGACGTGGAGACCTACTTGAGTCATAAGGAAATGGCTAAAGAATACGGAGATTTTTAA